From Paenibacillus graminis:
GAGCCTTCGCTGCCTTATGGGTTTGGTTTATCTTACACTAGCTTTTCGATTTCTAATGCAGCCTTTAAAGTAATTAACGATCAAATCACCGGGTCCTGTGAAATTGAAAATACCGGGGACGCAACAGGTGATGAAGTCGTTCAAATGTATGTCGGTTTTAGTCACTCTAAGATAGATAGACCTGTAAAGGTTTTACGCGGATTCAAACGGATTACACTGAAGCCGGGCCAAAAGGAGAAGGTTGAAATCGCCTGTCCGATCGAAAAAATCAAATGGTTTAATCCTGTTGCAAATGATTGGGAGCTCGAAGAGATAGCTTATGATGTCTTTATCGGAAACAGCAGTGCTGAAAAAGATTTAATTAAAGGAATGATTAGCCTATAAAAAGTCAAAGGAGATACCCGCTGCTTTTTATGAGTTGAATACGTTTTCATCTGGAGGGTACATTATGGCACTGAAGGAAGAGTCGAATCAAAAGCTGTCATTATTGGAAAAGGTAAGCTACGGTTTAGGAGATACTGGCTCAAACTTGATTTATGCGGTGGTTACGACTTATTTAACTTTTTACTTTACAGACGTATATGGTATCGGTGCTGCTGCTGTAGGCACGCTGCTGTTAGTTGCAAGACTTGTAGATATGCTCGATAGTCCTATCTTCGGAATATTGATTGATAAAACGAATACAAGATGGGGAAAATCGAGACCGTGGATTCTGTGGTCATGCTTTCCATTTACTATCGTTACCATTTTATTGTTTATGGGGCCGGAGTTAAGTGCTTCCGGGAAGCTGGTATATGCCTACATTTTCTATATCGCTTCCAATGTATTATACACAGCAGTTAATAATCCGTTAACTACGCTGCTTCCAAGCTTATCCAGTGATGTTCAAGAAAGAACGGTTGCGAATACGTTTCGGATGTTTGGCGGACAATTTGGTGGATTACTTGTTAACCTGGCCTTGCTGCCGCTTGTTGCATTCTTTGGTAACGGCGACCAGCAAAAGGGCTTCTTCCATACTATGATTCTTTTTGGCGCAGTGGGAATGGTCATGTTCCTGATAACGTTTTTTAACACGAAGGAGCGTGTTCAGGATAGATCCGGAGGTAAATCGCTGCCACTTAAAGAAAGTGTCAAATCGATTAAAGGCAATATGCCATGGATTGCGGGTGTTTTGCTGGGTATAGTATTTTTTATCATGTACGTGATTAAATTGTCATCGGGCATCTATTATATTACCTACAATCTTGATAAGCCCGATCTTGTAGCCACTGTAAATACTCTTGGTTCGTTAACTCTGATAGGAATCATTTTTGTACCGTTTCTGTCCAAGAAGTATAGTAAGAAGACACTGATTATTTCAGGAATGGTCATCAATATTGTGGGGCAATTAATTATTCACTTTAGTGGACAAAGTACAGTATTTGTGCTTGCAGGTACAGTCATAGGTGCAATCGGCTTTGGATTGCCGGTAGGTTTGCTATTTGCATTAATTGCCGATACCGTTGACTATGGTGAATGGAAATCAGGGGTTCGCGCACAAGGATTGTTAGCTTCGACCGCTTCCGGCATTGCAATCAAATTAGGATCTGGTCTTGGCGGAGCTATCCCGGCCTGGCTGCTTGCAGCAGGAGGTTATGTTGCTAATCAAACTCAGACTTCATCCGCACTTCGAATGATAGAAATCAGCTTCATTTGGCTGCCCATTATTTTAAGCGTATTGTCGATTCTCATTCTGGTTTTTCTATATAAGTGGGAAAAACCGCATCATGAAATTATTGCGGAATTAGAAGTAAGAAGAGCGCAATAAATTCAATTGAACACGGGTCTCCATCATCGTCACAAGCAGCAAGCCAGTTCGTATGGATAGCGGACAGGTCTGCTGCTTTTCTTTCTCATACAGCGTGCAAGAGCGCGGCACCTCTGTGCTGTGGATGAAGCAAGATGCTCCGATGCAAAAAAAGCGCTCCACCGCAGTTCGCTTCTTGTACAGCTGCTTAAAGCGCTCGCTGCCTCTACGCAAATATCATTTTAATTGCAGGGCAGGCTTTTTGTGCTGATTTAAAGTCCATCTGCTGTGGAAAGTGCAATAGACATGCCCATGGCGAACAAAGAGTTGCCGTGATCATATAATA
This genomic window contains:
- a CDS encoding MFS transporter, coding for MALKEESNQKLSLLEKVSYGLGDTGSNLIYAVVTTYLTFYFTDVYGIGAAAVGTLLLVARLVDMLDSPIFGILIDKTNTRWGKSRPWILWSCFPFTIVTILLFMGPELSASGKLVYAYIFYIASNVLYTAVNNPLTTLLPSLSSDVQERTVANTFRMFGGQFGGLLVNLALLPLVAFFGNGDQQKGFFHTMILFGAVGMVMFLITFFNTKERVQDRSGGKSLPLKESVKSIKGNMPWIAGVLLGIVFFIMYVIKLSSGIYYITYNLDKPDLVATVNTLGSLTLIGIIFVPFLSKKYSKKTLIISGMVINIVGQLIIHFSGQSTVFVLAGTVIGAIGFGLPVGLLFALIADTVDYGEWKSGVRAQGLLASTASGIAIKLGSGLGGAIPAWLLAAGGYVANQTQTSSALRMIEISFIWLPIILSVLSILILVFLYKWEKPHHEIIAELEVRRAQ